The genomic interval GTCTATCACCTTGCCGTTGGGCAATTCGCAGGTTTCTTTAGCGACTTTTAGCCACGGAGCGTCTACCAGATATTCCGAATTAAGCAATTTCCAGGGTTTCATACTTGTCAATTTAGTAATTATAAGTTCGGGGGTAAATTTGGGACCATTCTAGGGTGTAATGTTGTTAAAAATCAGATGCCGTAATTGAAAAATAAGATTTTTTTCTATTTTTCTATGGTAGGTGTAAGAATATGAGTGATTTTGTTTTTTATGCAGAAGTCAGTGTCGGCTGTGCGTGTGTCTTGACACTCCTTTTGTATAGCATCAAAAGACTCCCGACGCCGCAGTTCAAATTCAAGCTTTTCCATAACTTGGTGCTGTGGCATATTCTCTATTTCTTGAGCGATGCGCTTTGGGCGCTTGTAAACGACGGCATCATTCCCAAAAATGTCTATAGCGTTTTGGCGGTAAACTACTCGAACGCGATTATTATTTCGTTGCTTTTTTATAGCTGCTTTACTTTTGCCGAAATGAGCACGCGCCCAGAGATGACTCGCTTGCAAATCCACAGCCTTCAGGCAAAACTCCGAATTCCGATTTTTGTAGAAATGGTGCTGTTGCTTGTTTCGTTTGTAGTTACGCCTGGTTTTTGGCTAGACGACAAACTGGAACTGCGTGACTTGTACTATGTTGTGCTGATGTTCCTCCCGTTTATTTACATCATGACGGTGACGGTCCGGTGCTTTTTCCGCGGACTTAAACCGGAAAATCGCAAGAATTTCAAGACGTACTTGATTGTGGGTAGCTACACCCCGGGCTGCATAGTGGCGGCAGCCTTGCAGGTGTTCTTCTCGATGACGACGCCGATTTTCTGCTTCTGGTGTACCATGATCATTCTGTTCGTTTACCTGAACCTGCAAAATCTTCTGATTTCGACGGATACGCTGACCTCGCTCAACAACCGTAACCAGTTGGAACGCTTTTTGCAGTCTCCGCGCGACTCCAAGAGCTATTACGTGGTGATGGTGGATGTGGACCATTTCAAGCAGATTAACGATACCTACGGCCATATCGAAGGCGATCGCGCACTTGTGCTTGTTTCTAAGGCGCTCAAGAGCGCATGTGCCTGCATGGGCAAATCGGTGTTCCTGTGCCGTTATGGCGGCGATGAATTCTTGCTTGTTGTGCAGACGGAAATACCCGAATATGTCATCAGGATTATCCGCGAATGCTTGCGTGAAGAAATTGAAAATCGCGACGAACGCCGGTATTATACGCTCCAGGTGAGCATCGGTTATGCCAGTTGGGATGGTCGTATTTCGAACTTCAGGAAGAGCGTCATTGATGCAGACCAGATGATGTACGAAGACAAGCGTTCGACGTAATGCTTCTTTTTGGGTGCAAACCTGCTCCGTTATCCTTCAAGTTTATTTTTCGAATAATGTCTTGCGGTCCACGTGAAGTAAAGCACGTCGGCGATTACGAGTGCTATGGCGCAGGCGAGGAATACCGGCTGGTGCATGCCAAAATATCCTGCCATCGATCCGCCTGTGAGAATTCCTGCTCCGATACCGATGTCCCAACCGCTTAGGTAGGTGCTGTTGGCGGTGCCGCGCTGGTCATGGCGGGCGAGGTTCACGCACATGGTCTGGTAGCCCGGGAAAATCAGGCCGAGGCTTGTACCGATCAGGAATGCCGCGACAAAGAAGGTGATGGGCGAGTGGCTGAAGGCGAGAATGAAGTAGGCAACCACATTCAAGGTCATGCCGGTGCCCACCAGGTGAATCAGGTAGCCGCGGTCAATCAAGCGCCCTGTCATAATGCGGTTCATAATCAGGCCGGCCGCAATCAAGGCGTAGAACCAGCCGGAACCGCCGATGCCAAGCTCCTTGGCGTAAAGGGCGATGTAGTTGGTGACCGGGCCGTAGGCGAATCCGACGAAGATGAAGTTTACGAATTGCGGAATGGCGCGGGTTAAGAAGAATCGGTCAAGCGAAAGCGGTGCGTGCGGTTTCTTTTCTTTGCGTGGCACGTTCAAAGTTTGCACAAGAATCAAGCCAATTACGCACAAAATAATCGAAATCGCAAACACGATGGTGTCGCCGAAAGCCTCATACAGGAACATGCCGGTCATGGGGCCTGTCGCAAACGCCAGATTCACGCTGATGCCGAAGTAGCCGATGCCTTCACCGCGACGGCTTGCGGGCAGGGCGTCGATGGCGACCGTATTGCTCGCCGTGCTCGAGATTCCGAAGAACAGACCATGCGCAAACCGCACGGCGGCAAGAATCGGCAAAATGCCGACGGTCTTGTAGCCTAAAAAGCAGGCGGTAAACGCGAAGAATGTCCAAAAGTACAAGGGCTTGCGGCTGAGCGTATCCACCAAGAATCCGGCGAAAGGCCTGCAGGCAAGTGCACCAATCGTATAAAGCGAGATGATAAATCCGGCGGTCGCGTTGTCGGTCGCGAATTTCTCGATAATGTAGAGCGGGAGAATCGGCAGCAGCTGGTAAAAGCTGAAGAACAGCAAGAAGTTCGCGGCGGCAACCGTCACGAAATTCCGCGTCCATAGTGCAGGCTTTTCTGTTGTCGAAACTTCTGCTGACATAATCCTTTCTCAATGTGTGATGTGGAATGAGGAATGTGAAATGAGAAATTTCTCATCACACATCTCACATTTCACATTTCACATTCTACTTTCTCTCCAGCATAACAATCGTTTCGAGATGCGGGGTGCCGGGGAACAAGTCCAGCGGCTGGATTTCGCGCACGCGGTAGCCGTAGCGTTCCCATTCCTTGAGCGAGGCCGGGATTTCGTCGGTGCCGCAGAACACATGGCATACGCGAATCGGTTTGCGCATGGCAAGTGCATGAATCACGCCGGGTTCGCAGCCCTTGCGAGGCGGGTCCAGCAGGATTTTTTCGGGTTCGCCTGGGATCGGCCGCGGCAGGCGAGTCTGCACGAACATTTCGTCAATCTTGCCGGCGATAAAGCGGTAAGACTTTTTGAGGTGCTTGGCAGAAGCCTTTGCGCAATCAATCGACGGACCTTCCCATTCCACGCCCAAGACGTCCTTGGCGGCTTCGCCGAGCGCAAAGCTGAACAATCCGTAACCGCAATACAAATCTAAGAAATGGTCTTCTTTGCTCAGACTGAGCAAGCGGCTTGCAGCCTTGATCAAGTTGTGAATCTGGCTTTCGTTAATCTGGCTGAATCCCGTGACAGGGTAGCGCAAGCTGAACTTGCCGAGTCCCAGGCTCATTTCGCGCGGGCCATAGAGCTGCTTGAAGTTTAAGCCTTCGGTCGGGCGCTTTGATTCCAAGTAGTAATCCGATTCAGTCGTGTCCACGTAGGCGTGCGCGGCCGTCACCTTGAAAGGGGTTTCTTTCAAGGCGTCCGAAATCAGCTTGAGTTTGCGAACGACGCTTGCATCAATCTTCTTGATGTTGAAAATGACCACGCGATACTGGTAGGTGCCGCGGATAATAATCCAGTTGAGAGCGTAGGCCAGCGGCTTGTAAGCCGGCTGAATCAGCTTTTCGAACAAGAAGTCGTAAATCTTGTTGTGTTCTTCGGGCTCGAGCATCGATTCTTGACGATCGAACTGCAGGTTGCCCGGTTGCATGTATACGCGGCGCTTGCTTGTGGTGCGGTAGGCGCGCGGCAGCGGGCTTGCAATCACCTTCTGCGGGGTGCCCGCAAGGCGATTGACGTCCCAGAATTCTTGAATGGCGAGGTCCTTAATGCGGAGCTCGTCTTTGTAATCGAGCATCGCGAGCGATTCGCCGTGGGCGGAATCTGCTTCGCGGGTGTAGCCCGGAACCTGATGTGCAATGGCTTGTTCGAAAAACATGCCATAAATTTAGAAAGTTTTAAAGACGGTAGGGAATCGTGCGCCGCTTTACTTGTGCATGTAACTCACGCCGTTGGGGAACTTGACTTCTGTCCAGCCGTTCGTCTGTACCTGAGCAACCGATGTCACCTCGCCGCCGTAGATAATGGCGTTGCCTTGGTAAGTCGGCTTGAATGCCGCCTTGTCGGAGCCGTAGTAGCTTGTGTTGTTGTAGGTAACGGTGGCACACTTGGGAAGGTCCGTGGAGTAGTTTCCGAATGCAAGGAGAACGCCTCCGGTAATTTCAAAGCCGGCATCGGTATCGATCAGGCCACCTGCCATGTTGGAGGTGCATCCGCCGTTACCGCCACCCATGCCGCCGCCACCCTGGCCGCCCCAGCCGCCAAAG from Fibrobacter sp. UWB5 carries:
- a CDS encoding GGDEF domain-containing protein; translated protein: MSDFVFYAEVSVGCACVLTLLLYSIKRLPTPQFKFKLFHNLVLWHILYFLSDALWALVNDGIIPKNVYSVLAVNYSNAIIISLLFYSCFTFAEMSTRPEMTRLQIHSLQAKLRIPIFVEMVLLLVSFVVTPGFWLDDKLELRDLYYVVLMFLPFIYIMTVTVRCFFRGLKPENRKNFKTYLIVGSYTPGCIVAAALQVFFSMTTPIFCFWCTMIILFVYLNLQNLLISTDTLTSLNNRNQLERFLQSPRDSKSYYVVMVDVDHFKQINDTYGHIEGDRALVLVSKALKSACACMGKSVFLCRYGGDEFLLVVQTEIPEYVIRIIRECLREEIENRDERRYYTLQVSIGYASWDGRISNFRKSVIDADQMMYEDKRST
- a CDS encoding MFS transporter, whose product is MSAEVSTTEKPALWTRNFVTVAAANFLLFFSFYQLLPILPLYIIEKFATDNATAGFIISLYTIGALACRPFAGFLVDTLSRKPLYFWTFFAFTACFLGYKTVGILPILAAVRFAHGLFFGISSTASNTVAIDALPASRRGEGIGYFGISVNLAFATGPMTGMFLYEAFGDTIVFAISIILCVIGLILVQTLNVPRKEKKPHAPLSLDRFFLTRAIPQFVNFIFVGFAYGPVTNYIALYAKELGIGGSGWFYALIAAGLIMNRIMTGRLIDRGYLIHLVGTGMTLNVVAYFILAFSHSPITFFVAAFLIGTSLGLIFPGYQTMCVNLARHDQRGTANSTYLSGWDIGIGAGILTGGSMAGYFGMHQPVFLACAIALVIADVLYFTWTARHYSKNKLEG
- a CDS encoding class I SAM-dependent RNA methyltransferase → MFFEQAIAHQVPGYTREADSAHGESLAMLDYKDELRIKDLAIQEFWDVNRLAGTPQKVIASPLPRAYRTTSKRRVYMQPGNLQFDRQESMLEPEEHNKIYDFLFEKLIQPAYKPLAYALNWIIIRGTYQYRVVIFNIKKIDASVVRKLKLISDALKETPFKVTAAHAYVDTTESDYYLESKRPTEGLNFKQLYGPREMSLGLGKFSLRYPVTGFSQINESQIHNLIKAASRLLSLSKEDHFLDLYCGYGLFSFALGEAAKDVLGVEWEGPSIDCAKASAKHLKKSYRFIAGKIDEMFVQTRLPRPIPGEPEKILLDPPRKGCEPGVIHALAMRKPIRVCHVFCGTDEIPASLKEWERYGYRVREIQPLDLFPGTPHLETIVMLERK